In Ovis aries strain OAR_USU_Benz2616 breed Rambouillet chromosome 13, ARS-UI_Ramb_v3.0, whole genome shotgun sequence, the following are encoded in one genomic region:
- the MC3R gene encoding melanocortin receptor 3 — translation MNASCCLHSAQPMLPNSSEHVAAPSFSNQSSSRFCEQVFIKPEVFLALGIISLLENILVILAVVRNGNLHSPMYFFLCSLAVADMLVSVSNALETVMIAVVNSDYLTLEDQFIQHMDNVFDSMTCISLVASICNLLAIAVDRYVTIFYALRYHSIMTVRKALALIAAIWLGCGICGVVFIVYSESKMVIVCLVTMFLAMLLLMGTLYVHMFLFARLHVKRIAALPPADGAAPQQHSCMKGAVTITILLGVFVFCWAPFFLHLVLIITCPTNPYCVCYTAHFNTYLVLIMCNSVIDPLIYAFRSLELRNTFKEILCSCNGMNLG, via the coding sequence ATGAATGCTTCGTGCTGTCTGCACTCGGCTCAACCAATGCTGCCTAACAGCTCAGAGCACGTCGCTGCCCCTTCCTTCAGCAACCAGAGCAGCAGCCGCTTCTGTGAGCAGGTCTTCATCAAGCCCGAGGTCTTCCTGGCCCTGGGCATCATCAGCCTGCTGGAAAACATCCTGGTCATCCTGGCCGTGGTCAGGAACGGCAACCTGCActcccccatgtacttcttcctctgcAGCCTGGCCGTGGCCGACATGCTGGTGAGCGTGTCCAATGCCCTGGAGACCGTCATGATCGCCGTGGTCAACAGCGACTACCTGACGTTGGAGGACCAGTTCATCCAGCACATGGACAACGTCTTTGACTCCATGACCTGCATCTCCCTGGTGGCCTCCATCTGCAACCTCCTGGCCATTGCGGTCGACAGGTACGTCACCATCTTCTACGCGCTCCGCTACCACAGCATCATGACCGTGAGGAAGGCACTGGCCCTGATCGCGGCCATCTGGCTGGGCTGCGGCATCTGCGGTGTGGTGTTCATCGTCTACTCCGAGAGCAAGATGGTCATCGTGTGCCTGGTCACCATGTTCCTTGCCATGCTGCTGCTCATGGGCACCCTCTACGTGCACATGTTCCTCTTCGCCCGGCTGCACGTCAAGCGCATCGCCGCGCTGCCGCCCGCTGACGGAGCGGCCCCGCAGCAGCACTCCTGCATGAAGGGGGCGGTCACCATCACCATCCTGCTGGGGGTCTTCGTCTTTTGCTGGGCCCCCTTCTTCCTCCACCTCGTCCTCATAATAACCTGCCCCACCAACCCCTACTGCGTCTGCTACACTGCCCACTTCAATACCTACCTGGTCCTCATCATGTGTAACTCCGTCATCGACCCGCTCATCTACGCCTTCCGGAGCCTGGAGCTGCGCAACACCTTCAAGGAGATCCTCTGCAGCTGCAACGGCATGAACTTGGGATAA